TCCAGGTAGAGCTGGCGCAGTACAATTACCTGCTGCCTCGGCTTGCCGGACAAGGGAAACAGCTTTCCCGTCTCGGAGGCGGTATCGGTACGCGTGGTCCAGGTGAAACCAAGCTGGAAAGCGACCGTCGTCATATTCGCAAGCGGATTAGTGAACTCAAGCAGCAATTAGAGGATACCGTTCGGACGAGACAATTGCATCGGGAGCGTCGGAAGAAAAACAATGTGTTCCAGATTGCGTTGGTCGGCTATACGAACGCTGGGAAGTCGACGATCCTCAACAAGCTTACAAATGCAAACACCTTGCAGGAAGACAAACTGTTTGCCACTTTGGACCCGACGACCAGGCAGCTGGAGTTGCCAAGCGGACTGGATGTGCTATTGACGGATACGGTTGGCTTTATTCAAGACTTGCCAACGAGTCTGGTCGCTGCATTCCGTTCGACGCTGGAAGGTGTAAAGGAAGCAGACCTCATCCTGCATGTGGTGGATAGTCATCACCCTGATTTCCAAGTACACATGGAAGTTGTAGACAAGATTTTGCGCGAGCTAAAAGCAGAAGAAATTCCGCACCTCGTCGTTTTCAACAAGGCAGACATGCTTGTAGAGGGCTCTTACTTGCCGCGTGCAGACGAATCGATTCTGATTTCTGCTATGCGAGAAGATGACCTGAAGCAACTGCTCACCCGGATTGAGTCATTTGCCCTACAATCATTTAATGAAATGAAGCTGCGTGTTCCTGTTGAGCGCGGAGACATTCTCTCCTTATTGCATCGGGATGGGGTAGAGATGGAACAAGAATTTAATGAAGAGGAAGCGGCCTACTTGATCACCGTCCGTGTGAACAAGGATAATCCGATATATGGCAGGATTGCTCCTTTCCTCCTGGATAAACCAGAGACTGTTGAAGAGAGTTGGTAAGTAACAGATGTTTTCATATTTTTCCCATGGAGAAAAGCTTCGTCCTCTCGTGATGGAGGTGGAAGCGACGATCTCAGAGAGACATCGTCAAATTTCCGCTTTAGTGGATACGAATCAACTGAAAGTATTGCGTTCCTTCCAAAAGCATGAAGTCAACGAATTTCATTTTTCAACTTCCACAGGCTATGGCTACGATGATTCTGGACGTGCAACATTAGAATCGATTTATGCCGAAGTATTCGGTGGAGAAGCGGCTTTGGTGCGCAATCATATCATCTCGGGTACGCATGCGATCGCGATTTCGTTGTTTGGAATCCTTCGCCCTGGAGACGATCTTCTCTATATTACGGGCAAACCATACGATACGCTTGAAGAAGTAGTAGGTGTGCGTGGCGAAGGGCAAGGCTCGCTCAAGGATTATGGCATCGGTTATAGCTACGTGCCTTTGACGCCAGAAGGTGAAATTGATTTTGTGGCAGTCGCACAAGCAATTACGCCAAAGACAAAGGTCATCGGGATTCAACGTTCGCGAGGCTATGCAGATCGTCCTTCTTTCACCATCGCGAAAATCAAAGAAATGATTCGGGTTGTAAAAGAAATCAAGCCTGATCTGATCGTATTTGTAGACAACTGCTACGGAGAGTTCACCGAAGAACAAGAACCATTGCACGTAGGTGCAGACATCATGGCAGGCTCTCTCATCAAAAACCCGGGTGGCGGCTTGGTCAAAACAGGCGGATATATAGTAGGACGCGAGGATTTGGTTCAGCTTGCTTCGTATCGGATGGCAGCACCGGGAATTGGTGCAGAGGGTGGTGCATCGCTCTACTCGCTACTGGAGATGTACCAAGGTTTCTTCTTGGCTCCACACGTAGTGGGAGAAGCATTAAAGGGAGCGGTATTCTCTTCGGCAATGCTGGAGCGTTTGGGCTTCAAAACAAATCCACTGTGGCATGAGCCGCGAACCGACCTGATTCAATCCGTGGAATTCGGCAGTGCTGAACGACTGATCACGTTTTGCCAAGGGATACAAAAAGCAGCACCAGTCGATTCGCACGTCACTCCGTATCCAAGCGAAATGCCTGGATATGCTGACCCTGTGATTATGGCAGCAGGTACGTTTATTCAAGGGGCGAGCATCGAATTTTCGGCAGATGGCCCGATTCGTCCACCTTACTTGGGCTTCGTTCAAGGTGGGTTGACGTACTCGCACGTAAAAGTGGGGATTTTGACGGCGTTGAATGGGATGTTGGAAAAAGGTTTACTCGAAATACCGGGTGAATAGGATAAAAGCACAAGGAATGGCGGCATTCTCTAGAAGATGGAGGATGCCATTTTTTTATGTGAAAAAACTGTACATAACTTTCTGTGTAATATTATCTAACATCTATTGACAGGGATTTTGTTATAAAATAGAATAAGACTAAGAAATACGAAACAGGAGGGACAAGTCATGAGTGATGACCTTCGCCGGAATATGGCCCTCTTCCCCATAGGGATCGTCATGAAGCTGACGGATCTCACTGCGAGGCAAATCCGTTACTACGAACAAAACGACCTGATTCAGCCCGCCCGCACAGAAGGGAAGCAGAGGCTCTTTTCTTTCAACGACGTAGATCGCTTGTTGGAAATCAAAGCTCTGATTGAAAAAGGACTGAATATTGCAGGGATCAAGCAAGTCCTGCAAATGCAAGAGCCAGCTATAGAACAAACAGAGATTACCACGACGTCCGAAGAGAAACGTAAGGACATGTCCGACAAAGAGCTGCATCAGCTCCTAAGGCAACAAATTATGTATCGCGATGCCACTCGCCATGGCGAGGGTGCATTGATACGTGGAGAGCTTTCCCGCTTCTTCCACTAGATAGAAAGCCGATATAGAGACAGGAGGAGAGAAATGTGAGCAAGTTTACAAGAGAAGACATCATGCGCATGGCCAAAGAAGAGGACGTAAGGTATATTCGACTGCAGTTTACCGACCTGATGGGGATCATTAAAAACGTAGAAATCCCGCTGTCCCAATTGCCAAAAGCACTCGATGGCAAAATGATGTTTGATGGGTCTTCCATCGAAGGCTTCGTTCGCATCGAGGAATCCGACATGTACCTGGTACCAGATCTGGATACATGGGTTGTATTCCCGTGGGGCAATGAGTTTGGAAAAATTGCACGTCTGATCTGTGATATCCACATGCCAGATGGCTCTCCATTCGAAGGAGACCCGCGCTACATCCTGAAGCGTGCCTTGAAAGAAGCCGAAGAAATGGGCTTCACAGCTTTCAACGTAGGTCCAGAGCCTGAGTTTTTCCTGTTCAAGCTGGACGCAAAAGGTGAGCCTACGCTGGATCTGAACGACCAAGGCGGATACTTCGACTTTGCTCCACTCGACTCCGGTGAAAACTGCCGTCGTGATATCGTTTTGACGTTGGAAAAAATGGGCTTTGAAGTGGAAGCATCTCACCACGAGGTAGCTCCAGGTCAACACGAAATCGACTTCAAGTATGCAAATGCACTCCAAGCAGCTGACCAAATCTTGACGTTCAAATTGGTTGTCAAAACCATCGCGCAAAAACACGGTCTGCATGCGACCTTCATGCCAAAACCGCTGTACGGTGTAGCTGGTTCCGGTATGCACGCGAACCAATCGCTGTTCCGTGGGAAAGAAAATGCTTTCTATGACGAGTCCGATGTAATGGGACTGAGCCAAACAGCGAAGCATTACCTGGCAGGTATTTTGCAGCATGCTCGCAGCTTTACAGCGATCACGAACCCGCTCGTAAACTCTTACAAGCGTTTGGTTCCAGGTTACGAGGCTCCTTGCTACGTAGCTTGGTCTGCGAAAAACCGTTCTCCATTGATCCGTATCCCTGCTTCCAGAGGCTTGAGTACGCGTATTGAAGTACGCAGCCCAGACCCTGCAACAAACCCATACTTGGCGTTGGCAGTCATGCTGAAAGCTGGTTTGGACGGAATTAAAAACAAGCTTACGCCACCACCTGCTATTGATCGCAACATCTACGTGATGACCGAGCAAGACCGCGAAGCAAACGGTATCGATAACTTGCCTGCTACTTTGAAGGAAGCAATCGAGTGCCTGAAAGCAGATCCGGTGATTTGCGAAGCATTGGGCGAACATGCATTGGTACACTTTATTGAAGCGAAAGAAATTGAGTGGGATATGTTTAGAACACGCGTTCACGATTGGGAGCGTGAGCAATACATGACTGCTTACTAATATGCGAAACCCCTTGTGCCTGTAGGTGCGAGGGGTTTTTCTATTTGGTGGGCAAATTTGATTTTTTAAGAGGTTTATCACTTTTGCCCACTTTTTGCCCACTTTTATTTTCGGAGTACACATCTTGCATGTAGGTTTCAAACTTGTCCATGTTGTCTGTTTCAATCTTTTTTGATATATGTGCGTAAACATCTGAAGTTATCTGGATACTACCATGTCCTAATCGCTCCTGAATGTATTTCATATCAGCGCCAGTTTCCATGAGCAAGACTGCATGGGTATGTCGGTGAGAGTGGATAGGCATGAGGGTATGTTCAACTTCTTTAATGTTCGTGAAAAGGCGTTAAACAAGGAAGATTTCGGTATGAAGTTTCCTTCTTTTCTACACAATACAAGATTTAGATCATGATGGTAGAGTTCTCCAAGTCCTAATTTTTTTGGTTCTGGTAGGTTAGGTGATGTTTGAGATCATTGATTAGTGATTGGCTAATTTTGATCGTCCTAATAGAGTTAAATGTCTTAGTGTCACCAAAAAGTTCGCTTTTATTTTTAGCTTCGAAGTCGAGAGTCTTATTAATGCTTATCGTATATTTTTTAAAGTCTATGTCTGTCCACTGTAACGCAGCTGCTTTTTGGGCAACACCGCTCGGGGATGGCGGATGGCGCTAGGGTGGAATGAACATATCATCGATGTCAGCAAGCTGGAGCCCAATGGAGTTGCAAGTCTGACTCGGGATATCGTCTCTATGCAAATCCGGGTTAAGTTCAACGAGAATACAACAGCCACTTTGATTTTTGATTCAATCATTCGTGATGAAACGCAGCGCGGTAAGGTGATTTTCATGTTCGATGATGGATGGTCTTCGCAGTACACTGAAGCGTTCAGGTTCATGGGAAAATACAACCTCCCAGCTGTCATTGCCGTCATTCCGTCGCATGTGGGGTGGTCTGGCTATTGCAGTCTGCAACAGCTAAAGGAAATGTACGCCTACGGGTGGGACATGGCCAACCACACTATGAACCACGCAACTTTGAAAGACCTGAAAGACGTAGTAGACATCGAGAAAGAAATTGGAGACGCTGAAGCCTGGCTAAATACAAATGGCTTTACAAGAGCGTCAAAATCTTGGCGTACCCATATAGGGCATATGATGCAAGAGTGCTGCAAGTTATGCAATCTCGCATAGTGGGCCGTACTGTCCAAGAAGATACAGCGACCACACCGCCACCGGATAAACGGACGATCAAGATACGTAATGTGGAATCAGCCGATCACGCCTGATGTGCTGAAAGCGCACATTGATGATGCGGCCAATGTAAGGGGAGTGTGTTTGTTCATGTTCCACAAGCTAGTTAGTGGTGAAGCCTCGTCCAGCATCGAGTATAACGTAAGCAACTTCCAAGAGGTTGTGGATTACGCCTATTCCCGGCGAGCTTACATCGATACCGTGACAATGAGCAAATGGCTGGACAATTGTGGGATGTAGAAAACAAATAGCGTTCGTTTTTAGGGGTGCTGCAATTGCGGCTCCTTTAATTTTTGCCTCGAGGGGGTGAGGAGGTCATGCGCTAGTGACAGATGAGATCAAGGATCTTCAAAAGGGAATTACAAAAATCCTAGTTGCAATCGGAAAAATTGAAACAGAAATTAAGCAACTAGGTATTATGGCAAACAAACTCGATTCAACTGAAAAGATGGCCATCGAGGCTATGCAAAGCACAAAAGCGGCTCATAAACGTCTCGATGAATTGGGCGTAGAAATCACGGACCTGAGCAAAAAGGCAGAGGATATCAAAAAGGAAATAGAAAAACGAATTGATGAAGACAAGCGACAAGGTAGGGACGATAAACGCTGGATTGTTGGGACTGTACTTGGTGCTGGTGCTTTCATTTGGAAACTTATTGAAATAATTGCGAAAGGTGGAAGAACAATGTGAAAGAAATGGACCTGTTTGCATTGGCAAATCAATCCCTATTGGATGACATGCTTGCTGTTGTTATCGCACTCCTAGTGATTGGAGTAATGCTCAAGAAAACGCCTCGTGTTGCTGATTGGATGATTCCGTAGCTTCTAACCGGAAGCGGCGTTGGACTAGCCTGGGGAGTAATGGGGGCGATTAGTGTCAAGCGACGATTCAGGGCATCCTTGCTGCTGGGATAACAACGCTGGGGCACCAGTTGTGGAAGCAGACATTTGTGAAAAGGGAAGGTGAACAGTAACGACCCAGCAAGAGTTTATCGCAAAGATCGCACTTGCAGCTTGTGGCGGATATGCAAAAGACACGAGTACCAGCCTCGCTGACCATTGCACAGGCAATCTTGGAAAGCAAATGGGGAAATAGCGTTCTGTTCGGCATCAAAGGCACAGGAACAGCAGGATATGTAACAATGCCGGCCAGAGAGTTTTCGGCCGGGAAATGGATTACAATCGACTCCAACTTTAGAGCCTACAACAGTTGGGATGAATCCATCGCTGACCACTCTAAGTTTATCCTGAATGGCACAAGGACAAGCCTACTCGGTATCATGGTGTCTTGGGGGCTGACTACAAATCCGCATGTTACGCCATATGGAAAGGCGGTTATGCGACCGATCCTGACTATCCTGGAAAGCTGCTCAGCCTGATTGAGAAATATGAGCTGCACCAGTACGATGTTGATAAGTCTGACAACTCTGTGGATAAGGAAGCAGCCACGACGTTGAAGCTTGAACAGTGGGAACTCGAAGCAGGCTTAAAGGCGATCGACAGTCTTGCTTGCAAAGGACTGCTGAATGAACCAGATAAATGGAAGCAGAGGCTAATAGACGACCCGAAAGGCATTCTTGAAGAAGTGCCGTGGCTAATGTTCACACTTATGGACAGTGCAACAGATAAAATACTACAGTAGTAGTGAAGCCCTCCTTCAGATTTTTTGTCTGGGGAGGGCTTCACTTGTTTATTCTGATTCATATTTTGCTTCACTAGCACAGGTTGAGCAGACCGGTTTCCCCTTAATTCGGAAATTATTAAGGAATTTCGCAGAATACACACGGTTCATACTTCTTCAATACAATACGTTCATCATCAACGTAAATCTCCAATGGATCTTTAAGGTTAATATCAAAGATGTCTCGTAGCTTCTTTTGAAGCACAAGGCGTCCCAACTTATCGACTTTTCTAACACCCCTCGGTTGCTTTCATCGTTATCCTTCATTTCATATAAAGTAAGTGTTTCTAGTTTATTACTCGAAACTAAATAAATAGAATTAAGAAAAAGGTAATAAGTGGAAAATATTTCAAAACTGTGTTAAATTTTAATAGGGAATTATGGTAAATGTTGTAAAATAGAGGGGGTTAGTTTTTTGAGAGATAATTGAAAAGCCAAAAAAAGAAGATTAATGATGTTGGAAATACAATGATAAAAATTATTAGTGTCTCTTTTTGATTCTTAATCGAGTCACGAATAAAACTAGAAAAACCAAGTGTAAAGAAAAACGTGATATTCTCAAAAGCTTTGTCTATAAAGCTCTTGTTTTGATCTTCATTGTTTTTCAAGGTCAACACCTCGTTTTTTGGGGTTATTTCATAATATTACCATTTTATTCCCCGCTAATAAATAGTAAGGAGTCGTGAAAAATGAAGAAAATTACAAGTACACTTCTAGCTTTATCGGTTGTAGGAATGTCCATATTTTCTAATTTTGCTGTAATACCTACGACTTTCGCGAAAAGCAGCAAAGCTGATGAAAAAATTCCTCAGCCTAAATTTGATTCTTATAAGATTGAGTTGAATGATGGATATAAAATTGTTTCCGAAAGTGTTAGAATCAACAAAAATGATGATTTC
The window above is part of the Brevibacillus antibioticus genome. Proteins encoded here:
- a CDS encoding polysaccharide deacetylase family protein, which encodes MALGWNEHIIDVSKLEPNGVASLTRDIVSMQIRVKFNENTTATLIFDSIIRDETQRGKVIFMFDDGWSSQYTEAFRFMGKYNLPAVIAVIPSHVGWSGYCSLQQLKEMYAYGWDMANHTMNHATLKDLKDVVDIEKEIGDAEAWLNTNGFTRASKSWRTHIGHMMQECCKLCNLA
- a CDS encoding AbrB/MazE/SpoVT family DNA-binding domain-containing protein, whose amino-acid sequence is MLQKKLRDIFDINLKDPLEIYVDDERIVLKKYEPCVFCEIP
- a CDS encoding MerR family transcriptional regulator, with translation MSDDLRRNMALFPIGIVMKLTDLTARQIRYYEQNDLIQPARTEGKQRLFSFNDVDRLLEIKALIEKGLNIAGIKQVLQMQEPAIEQTEITTTSEEKRKDMSDKELHQLLRQQIMYRDATRHGEGALIRGELSRFFH
- the hflX gene encoding GTPase HflX; its protein translation is MNDLIKTKETAILIGCYLDNRNEERTRLSMEELHELADTAGVEVLDVITQNRDRVDSAWYLGTGKIDEIAQRAEELDVDVIIFNDELSPSQTRNLDKVFDCKVIDRTQLILDIFAGRAQSREGKIQVELAQYNYLLPRLAGQGKQLSRLGGGIGTRGPGETKLESDRRHIRKRISELKQQLEDTVRTRQLHRERRKKNNVFQIALVGYTNAGKSTILNKLTNANTLQEDKLFATLDPTTRQLELPSGLDVLLTDTVGFIQDLPTSLVAAFRSTLEGVKEADLILHVVDSHHPDFQVHMEVVDKILRELKAEEIPHLVVFNKADMLVEGSYLPRADESILISAMREDDLKQLLTRIESFALQSFNEMKLRVPVERGDILSLLHRDGVEMEQEFNEEEAAYLITVRVNKDNPIYGRIAPFLLDKPETVEESW
- a CDS encoding phage holin family protein; its protein translation is MKEMDLFALANQSLLDDMLAVVIALLVIGVMLKKTPRVADWMIP
- a CDS encoding aminotransferase class I/II-fold pyridoxal phosphate-dependent enzyme; its protein translation is MFSYFSHGEKLRPLVMEVEATISERHRQISALVDTNQLKVLRSFQKHEVNEFHFSTSTGYGYDDSGRATLESIYAEVFGGEAALVRNHIISGTHAIAISLFGILRPGDDLLYITGKPYDTLEEVVGVRGEGQGSLKDYGIGYSYVPLTPEGEIDFVAVAQAITPKTKVIGIQRSRGYADRPSFTIAKIKEMIRVVKEIKPDLIVFVDNCYGEFTEEQEPLHVGADIMAGSLIKNPGGGLVKTGGYIVGREDLVQLASYRMAAPGIGAEGGASLYSLLEMYQGFFLAPHVVGEALKGAVFSSAMLERLGFKTNPLWHEPRTDLIQSVEFGSAERLITFCQGIQKAAPVDSHVTPYPSEMPGYADPVIMAAGTFIQGASIEFSADGPIRPPYLGFVQGGLTYSHVKVGILTALNGMLEKGLLEIPGE
- the glnA gene encoding type I glutamate--ammonia ligase; this encodes MSKFTREDIMRMAKEEDVRYIRLQFTDLMGIIKNVEIPLSQLPKALDGKMMFDGSSIEGFVRIEESDMYLVPDLDTWVVFPWGNEFGKIARLICDIHMPDGSPFEGDPRYILKRALKEAEEMGFTAFNVGPEPEFFLFKLDAKGEPTLDLNDQGGYFDFAPLDSGENCRRDIVLTLEKMGFEVEASHHEVAPGQHEIDFKYANALQAADQILTFKLVVKTIAQKHGLHATFMPKPLYGVAGSGMHANQSLFRGKENAFYDESDVMGLSQTAKHYLAGILQHARSFTAITNPLVNSYKRLVPGYEAPCYVAWSAKNRSPLIRIPASRGLSTRIEVRSPDPATNPYLALAVMLKAGLDGIKNKLTPPPAIDRNIYVMTEQDREANGIDNLPATLKEAIECLKADPVICEALGEHALVHFIEAKEIEWDMFRTRVHDWEREQYMTAY